The following proteins come from a genomic window of Streptomyces liliiviolaceus:
- a CDS encoding LLM class F420-dependent oxidoreductase has protein sequence MRLGLALGYWGRGPSADHVPLALEAERLGYDSVWTAESWGSDAFTPLTWIAARTSRIKLGTAVAQMAARSPTTTAMHALTLDHLSGGRVMLGLGLSGPQVVEGWYGRPFPKSPLTATREYVDVVRQVLRREGPVELDGRFHSHPYRGADGTGLGKALKPITHPLRSGLPVLLGAEGPKNIAQTARIADGWLPLYWSPMRTAVYEASLDAAPEGFLVAPMARAKVCDDVAEGLLPVKAMLGFYIGGMGHAARNFHADLMGRMGFEEEARRVQELFLAGRREEAVLAVPDAFADEISLIGPRERIAERLDLWRKGPVTDLLLLSPDPHTLRVLADLN, from the coding sequence ATGCGGCTCGGACTCGCCCTCGGATACTGGGGCCGCGGCCCCTCGGCCGACCATGTGCCCCTCGCCCTGGAGGCGGAACGGCTCGGCTACGACTCGGTGTGGACCGCCGAGTCCTGGGGCTCGGACGCCTTCACCCCGCTCACCTGGATCGCCGCGCGGACCTCAAGGATCAAGCTGGGTACGGCGGTTGCGCAGATGGCGGCCCGCTCCCCCACCACGACGGCGATGCACGCGCTCACACTCGACCACCTCTCGGGCGGGCGCGTGATGCTCGGCCTCGGGCTGTCCGGGCCGCAGGTCGTCGAGGGCTGGTACGGGCGCCCGTTCCCGAAGTCACCGCTCACAGCGACCCGGGAGTACGTCGACGTCGTACGCCAGGTCCTGCGGCGCGAGGGGCCGGTCGAACTGGACGGCCGCTTCCACTCCCACCCGTACCGGGGCGCGGACGGCACCGGGCTCGGCAAGGCCCTCAAGCCCATCACGCACCCGCTCCGGTCCGGCCTGCCCGTCCTGCTGGGCGCCGAGGGGCCGAAGAACATCGCCCAGACGGCACGGATCGCGGACGGCTGGCTGCCGTTGTACTGGTCGCCGATGCGGACAGCGGTGTACGAGGCTTCCCTGGACGCCGCGCCCGAGGGGTTCCTCGTCGCTCCGATGGCCCGGGCGAAGGTGTGCGACGACGTCGCCGAGGGGTTGCTGCCGGTGAAGGCGATGCTCGGCTTCTACATCGGGGGGATGGGGCATGCGGCGCGCAACTTCCATGCGGATCTGATGGGGCGGATGGGGTTCGAGGAGGAGGCTCGGCGGGTGCAGGAGTTGTTTCTGGCGGGGCGGCGGGAGGAGGCGGTGCTTGCCGTGCCGGATGCGTTCGCGGACGAGATCTCCTTGATCGGCCCGCGCGAACGGATCGCTGAACGTCTGGACCTGTGGCGCAAGGGTCCGGTGACGGACCTCCTGCTCCTGTCCCCGGACCCCCACACGCTAAGAGTCCTGGCAGACCTGAACTGA
- a CDS encoding glycosyltransferase family 4 protein — translation MTHEAMEAGLHAGSAADADRPLRIALLTYKGNPFCGGQGVYVRHLSRELARLGHHVEVIGSQPYPVLDEGEDLDGLSLTELPSLDLYRSPDPFRTPKRDEFRDWIDAVEVGTMWTGGFPEPLTFSLRARRHLRARRGDFDVVHDNQTLGYGLLGDVGAPLVTTIHHPITVDRQLELDAAGSRRKRASVRRWYAFTRMQKRVARRLTSVLTVSGTSRQEIVDHLGVRDERIHVVHIGADTDLFSPDPSVPKVPGRIVTTSSADVPLKGLVFLVEALAKVRTEHPAAHLVVVGRRAEDGPVAQLIERYGLEDAVEFVKGISDAELVDLVRSAEVACVPSLYEGFSLPAAEAMATGTPLVATTGGAIPEVAGPDGETCLAVPPGDAGALAVALSRVLGDPGLRARLGSAGRARVLEKFTWARAAEGTVARYREAIANAHRSEPAAHSRSAPGTDSRSAARQEGAAPAATPVDTPHRESRTTC, via the coding sequence GTGACCCATGAGGCCATGGAGGCAGGCCTCCACGCGGGCTCGGCCGCCGACGCCGACCGACCGCTGCGCATCGCGCTCCTCACCTATAAAGGGAACCCGTTCTGCGGCGGCCAGGGTGTCTATGTACGTCACCTCTCGCGTGAGCTCGCCCGGCTGGGCCACCACGTCGAGGTGATCGGCTCGCAGCCCTACCCGGTGCTCGACGAGGGCGAGGACCTGGACGGGCTCTCCCTCACCGAGCTGCCCAGTCTCGACCTGTACCGCTCGCCCGACCCCTTCCGTACGCCGAAGCGCGACGAGTTCCGCGACTGGATCGACGCGGTCGAGGTCGGCACGATGTGGACCGGGGGCTTCCCCGAGCCGCTGACGTTCTCGCTGCGCGCCCGCCGCCATCTGCGCGCCCGGCGCGGCGACTTCGACGTCGTGCACGACAACCAGACGCTGGGGTACGGGCTGTTGGGCGACGTGGGCGCCCCGCTGGTCACCACCATCCACCACCCCATCACCGTGGACCGGCAGTTGGAGCTGGACGCCGCCGGAAGCCGCCGCAAACGGGCGTCCGTGCGCCGCTGGTACGCGTTCACGCGGATGCAGAAGCGGGTCGCGCGCCGTCTGACGTCCGTGTTGACCGTGTCCGGCACGTCCCGCCAGGAGATCGTCGACCACCTCGGCGTACGCGACGAGCGGATCCACGTCGTCCACATCGGCGCCGACACCGACCTCTTCTCGCCCGATCCGTCCGTGCCGAAGGTGCCCGGCCGGATCGTCACGACCTCCAGCGCCGACGTCCCCCTCAAGGGGCTCGTCTTCCTCGTCGAGGCGCTCGCCAAGGTCCGCACCGAGCACCCCGCCGCGCACCTCGTCGTCGTCGGCAGGCGCGCCGAGGACGGGCCGGTCGCCCAACTCATCGAGCGGTACGGGCTCGAAGACGCCGTCGAGTTCGTGAAGGGCATCTCGGACGCGGAACTCGTCGACCTCGTACGGTCCGCCGAGGTCGCCTGCGTGCCGTCCCTGTACGAGGGGTTCTCGCTGCCCGCCGCCGAGGCGATGGCCACGGGTACGCCCCTGGTGGCCACCACCGGCGGGGCCATCCCCGAGGTCGCGGGGCCCGACGGCGAGACCTGCCTGGCCGTGCCGCCCGGCGACGCGGGGGCGCTGGCCGTCGCGCTGAGCAGGGTGTTGGGCGACCCCGGTCTGCGTGCGCGGCTCGGCTCGGCCGGGCGTGCGCGCGTACTGGAGAAGTTCACCTGGGCCCGCGCCGCGGAAGGGACGGTGGCCCGCTACCGCGAGGCGATCGCGAACGCCCACCGCTCCGAGCCGGCAGCACACAGCCGCTCCGCGCCAGGAACGGACAGCCGCTCCGCGGCCCGACAGGAGGGGGCGGCCCCCGCCGCCACCCCCGTGGACACCCCTCACCGTGAAAGCAGGACCACGTGCTGA
- a CDS encoding ferredoxin: MGDRWHVEVDRSLCIGSAQCTHVAPAAFRLDSAMQSHPVESETDAGEEILEAAEGCPVEAIMITLLGSGETVFPPEE, translated from the coding sequence ATGGGGGACCGCTGGCATGTGGAGGTCGACCGGTCGCTGTGCATCGGGTCGGCGCAGTGCACGCATGTCGCCCCCGCGGCCTTTCGTCTCGACTCCGCGATGCAGTCGCATCCCGTGGAGTCCGAGACGGATGCCGGTGAGGAGATTCTGGAGGCGGCGGAGGGGTGTCCGGTGGAGGCGATCATGATCACTCTGCTGGGGAGCGGGGAGACGGTGTTTCCTCCGGAGGAGTGA
- a CDS encoding prenyltransferase/squalene oxidase repeat-containing protein, translated as MTTPRTEHLVLTGVLTAEEAAQTVRGILAVQRTDGAIPWFRGHHLDPWDHTEAAMALDAAGEHEAAARAYEWLARHQNEDGSWYAAYADGDAAEVTDRGRETNFCAYIAVGVWHHYLATGDDTFLDRMWPAVFAAVEFVLELQRPGGQIGWKREDDGRAVEDALLTGSSSVHHALRCALAIAEEREEPQPDWELAVGALRHAIRRHPERFLDKDRYSMDWYYPVLGGALTGAEAKERIERDWDRFVVPDLGVRCVVPNPWVTGGESAELALALWVVGESDRALEILQSIQHLRDPATGLYWTGYVFDSRAIWPEELTTWTAGSLLLAVAALGGDEATCAVFGGDRLPFGLDPDCCR; from the coding sequence GTGACGACTCCGCGCACCGAACACCTCGTCCTGACCGGGGTGCTCACCGCGGAAGAGGCCGCGCAGACCGTCCGGGGCATCCTGGCCGTCCAGCGCACGGACGGCGCCATCCCGTGGTTCCGCGGCCACCACCTCGACCCGTGGGACCACACCGAAGCCGCCATGGCCCTGGACGCGGCCGGCGAGCACGAGGCCGCCGCCCGCGCCTACGAGTGGCTGGCACGGCACCAGAACGAGGACGGCTCCTGGTACGCGGCCTACGCCGACGGGGACGCCGCCGAGGTCACCGACCGCGGGCGCGAGACCAACTTCTGCGCGTACATCGCCGTCGGCGTGTGGCACCACTACCTGGCCACCGGCGACGACACCTTCCTGGACCGGATGTGGCCCGCGGTGTTCGCGGCCGTCGAGTTCGTCCTCGAACTCCAGCGGCCCGGCGGGCAGATCGGCTGGAAGCGCGAGGACGACGGCCGGGCCGTCGAGGACGCGCTGCTGACCGGGAGTTCGTCCGTCCACCACGCCCTGCGCTGCGCGCTCGCCATCGCCGAGGAGCGCGAAGAGCCGCAGCCCGACTGGGAGTTGGCGGTGGGCGCGCTGCGCCACGCGATCCGCCGGCACCCCGAGCGGTTCCTCGACAAGGACCGCTACTCGATGGACTGGTACTACCCGGTGCTGGGCGGCGCGCTCACCGGCGCCGAGGCGAAGGAGCGCATCGAGCGGGACTGGGACCGGTTCGTCGTCCCGGATCTCGGTGTGCGCTGCGTGGTGCCCAACCCGTGGGTGACGGGCGGCGAATCGGCCGAACTCGCCCTGGCCCTGTGGGTCGTGGGCGAGTCCGACCGGGCGCTGGAGATACTGCAGTCGATCCAGCACCTGCGCGACCCGGCGACGGGCCTGTACTGGACCGGTTATGTCTTCGACTCACGGGCGATCTGGCCGGAGGAACTCACCACGTGGACGGCGGGTTCCCTGCTCCTCGCCGTGGCCGCACTGGGCGGCGACGAGGCGACCTGCGCGGTCTTCGGCGGCGACCGCCTGCCGTTCGGACTGGACCCCGACTGCTGCCGGTAG
- a CDS encoding N-acetylmuramoyl-L-alanine amidase, with protein sequence MSYVGPDFEPPRPPRHPLRAPLTVAVAALVPGALVGWLVWQAVGDSDGDGSAAAQTSASASASAAASAPSSELPGPSEDGKQQTGGGTGQSGGGEESGAPAGSGPLKGKVVVIDPGHNPGNFRHPSDINRKVNIGTNWKECDTTGTSTNAGYTEAEFTLDVSHRLRTILKKEGATVKFTQDGDRAWGPCVDERAEIGNKAEADAVVSIHADGSAAGNRGFHVILPGSVHSGAADTRPIVASSRALGERIAGGFLRTTGGPPSNYIGDGTGLDVRKDLGGLNLSTVPKVFIECGNMRDTKDSAQLTSGTWRQKAAEGISEGIVSFLRG encoded by the coding sequence GTGTCATACGTAGGCCCGGACTTCGAACCCCCACGCCCCCCGCGCCACCCCCTGCGCGCACCCCTGACCGTCGCCGTCGCCGCGCTCGTACCGGGAGCCCTCGTGGGCTGGCTGGTGTGGCAGGCGGTGGGCGACTCCGACGGCGACGGATCGGCGGCCGCACAGACGTCGGCCTCGGCGAGCGCGAGCGCCGCCGCGTCCGCGCCCTCGTCCGAGCTGCCGGGCCCCTCCGAGGACGGCAAACAGCAGACCGGCGGCGGCACCGGCCAGTCGGGCGGCGGCGAGGAGTCCGGCGCCCCCGCCGGCTCCGGCCCCCTCAAGGGCAAGGTCGTCGTCATCGACCCCGGTCACAACCCCGGCAACTTCCGGCACCCGTCCGACATCAACCGCAAGGTGAACATCGGGACGAACTGGAAGGAGTGCGACACGACGGGCACGTCGACCAACGCCGGTTACACCGAGGCCGAGTTCACCCTCGACGTCTCGCACCGGCTGCGCACGATCCTCAAGAAGGAGGGCGCCACGGTGAAGTTCACCCAGGACGGCGACCGCGCCTGGGGCCCGTGCGTCGACGAGCGGGCCGAGATCGGCAACAAGGCCGAGGCGGACGCCGTCGTGTCGATCCACGCGGACGGCTCGGCGGCCGGCAACCGCGGCTTCCATGTGATCCTGCCGGGCTCGGTGCACTCCGGCGCCGCCGACACCCGCCCCATCGTGGCCTCGTCGCGCGCGCTCGGCGAACGCATCGCCGGCGGTTTCCTGCGCACCACGGGCGGGCCGCCCTCCAACTACATCGGTGACGGGACCGGCCTCGATGTCCGCAAAGACCTCGGCGGTCTCAATCTGTCAACGGTTCCGAAGGTGTTCATCGAGTGCGGCAACATGCGTGACACCAAGGACTCCGCGCAGCTGACCAGCGGCACTTGGCGGCAGAAGGCGGCGGAGGGAATCTCTGAGGGAATCGTGAGTTTCCTGCGCGGGTAG
- a CDS encoding class I SAM-dependent methyltransferase, translating into MLTVDFSRFPLAPGDRVLDLGCGAGRHAFECYRRGAQVVALDQNGEEIREVAKWFAAMKEAGEAPEGATATAMEGDALRLPFPDESFDVVIISEVMEHIPDDKGVLAEMVRVLRPGGRIAITVPRYGPEKVCWSLSDAYHEVEGGHIRIYKADELLGKIREAGLRPYGTHHAHALHSPYWWLKCAFGVDNDKALPVRAYHKLLVWDIMKKPLATRVAEQALNPLIGKSFVAYATKPHLPAATLTDAS; encoded by the coding sequence GTGCTGACCGTCGACTTCTCCCGGTTTCCGCTCGCCCCGGGGGACCGTGTGCTGGATCTCGGATGCGGGGCCGGACGCCACGCCTTCGAGTGCTACCGGCGCGGCGCCCAGGTCGTCGCACTGGACCAGAACGGTGAGGAGATCCGCGAGGTCGCCAAGTGGTTCGCCGCGATGAAGGAGGCGGGTGAGGCGCCGGAGGGCGCCACCGCCACCGCGATGGAGGGCGACGCGCTGCGGCTGCCCTTCCCCGACGAGTCCTTCGACGTCGTCATCATCTCCGAGGTGATGGAGCACATCCCGGACGACAAGGGCGTGCTCGCCGAGATGGTCCGCGTGCTGCGGCCCGGCGGGCGCATAGCGATCACCGTGCCGCGCTACGGGCCCGAGAAGGTCTGCTGGTCGCTGTCGGACGCGTACCACGAGGTCGAGGGCGGACACATCCGCATCTACAAGGCGGACGAACTGCTCGGCAAGATCCGCGAGGCGGGCCTGCGGCCGTACGGCACGCACCACGCCCACGCGCTGCACAGCCCCTACTGGTGGCTCAAGTGCGCGTTCGGCGTCGACAACGACAAGGCGCTGCCGGTACGGGCGTACCACAAGCTCCTCGTCTGGGACATCATGAAGAAGCCCCTCGCGACCCGGGTCGCCGAACAGGCGCTCAACCCGCTGATCGGCAAGAGCTTCGTCGCGTACGCGACCAAGCCGCACCTGCCCGCGGCCACCCTCACGGACGCTTCGTGA
- a CDS encoding vWA domain-containing protein — MRRATSILTLCLALAVTLTLSLTAACSGAGDEDPTTLRVLAGPDLAVLEPLLDELRSETGVELKMDYRADADTGEELAAAGASTAKGGGGHEAAWLSTDRSFQLRHKDIARGLLRTPTMLSPVVVGLRADAARALHAKSPGTQLSWADLADAAATGTLRFGMADPRRTGTGLAALVGVATAAAGTGGALREDDVSCDRLRGFRSGQRITAASTRDLLDDFTDHPGRANALITYESDLLALDSGGRLKEELEIVRPKDGTVLADFPLLLLDPGRRAAYDKVVQWLRQDSVQRKIMRTALRRPVNPSVAREGELRAPLGNALYFPDRPDVLERLLDDYGDPAHRVADQVVFLLDFSGSMRGQRMAELREAFADLSGADSSATGAFARFYQGERLTVVRFGGRVLEERTVTVRGQRDLRTLADVVARGGYGDATAVWTALDHGYRTASAALADEPERSVSIVLMTDGENNAGIAYEEFVRRYEARSAGTRAAVHTYPVHFGEADAGALRRAADRTGGRMVDADARGSSLSEAFKEIRGCR, encoded by the coding sequence GTGAGGCGCGCGACAAGCATTCTGACGCTGTGTCTGGCATTGGCCGTCACGCTCACGCTGTCCCTGACCGCGGCCTGCTCCGGCGCCGGTGACGAGGACCCGACCACCCTGCGCGTCCTCGCCGGCCCCGATCTCGCCGTACTGGAGCCGCTGCTTGACGAGTTGAGGTCCGAGACCGGGGTCGAGCTGAAGATGGACTACCGGGCCGACGCCGACACCGGCGAGGAGCTGGCCGCCGCCGGAGCCTCCACCGCGAAGGGCGGCGGCGGCCACGAGGCCGCCTGGCTCTCCACCGACCGCTCCTTCCAGCTGCGCCACAAGGACATCGCCCGGGGGCTGCTGCGCACCCCGACCATGCTCTCGCCGGTCGTGGTCGGCCTGCGCGCCGACGCGGCACGCGCACTCCACGCCAAGTCGCCGGGCACGCAACTGAGTTGGGCCGACCTCGCCGACGCCGCCGCCACCGGCACCCTGCGCTTCGGCATGGCCGACCCGCGGCGGACGGGGACCGGCCTCGCCGCACTCGTCGGCGTCGCCACCGCGGCGGCCGGCACCGGCGGCGCCCTGCGCGAGGACGACGTCTCCTGCGACCGGCTGCGCGGCTTCCGCTCCGGACAGCGGATCACCGCCGCCTCCACCCGCGACCTCCTCGACGACTTCACCGACCACCCCGGTAGGGCGAACGCGCTCATCACCTACGAGTCCGACCTCCTCGCCCTCGACTCCGGCGGCCGGCTCAAGGAGGAGCTGGAGATCGTGCGCCCCAAGGACGGCACGGTCCTCGCCGACTTCCCGCTGCTCCTCCTCGACCCGGGCCGACGGGCCGCCTACGACAAGGTCGTCCAGTGGCTGCGGCAGGACTCCGTACAGCGGAAGATCATGCGGACGGCACTGCGGCGCCCGGTGAACCCGTCGGTCGCCAGGGAGGGGGAGCTGCGGGCGCCTCTCGGCAACGCGCTCTACTTCCCCGACCGGCCGGACGTCCTGGAACGCCTCCTCGACGACTACGGCGATCCTGCCCACCGCGTCGCGGACCAGGTCGTCTTCCTGCTCGACTTCTCCGGCTCGATGCGCGGGCAACGCATGGCGGAGCTGCGCGAGGCGTTCGCCGACCTCAGCGGCGCGGACTCCTCGGCGACGGGCGCCTTCGCCCGCTTCTACCAGGGCGAACGGCTGACCGTCGTACGGTTCGGCGGCCGGGTCCTGGAGGAACGGACCGTCACCGTGCGGGGACAGCGGGACCTGCGCACCCTCGCCGACGTCGTCGCCCGCGGCGGCTACGGCGACGCGACCGCCGTCTGGACCGCGCTCGACCACGGCTACCGCACGGCCTCCGCCGCGCTGGCCGACGAACCCGAACGGTCCGTGTCCATCGTGCTGATGACGGACGGCGAGAACAACGCGGGCATCGCGTACGAGGAGTTCGTACGCCGTTACGAGGCGCGGTCCGCCGGAACCCGTGCCGCGGTCCACACCTACCCCGTGCACTTCGGGGAGGCAGACGCCGGAGCCCTTCGGCGCGCCGCCGACAGGACGGGCGGACGCATGGTGGACGCGGACGCGCGGGGATCGTCCCTTTCCGAGGCGTTCAAGGAGATCCGTGGCTGTCGTTGA
- a CDS encoding TetR family transcriptional regulator, whose translation MPAEAKTAAKAAQPPVRAAQPVTPPLTERQEARRRRILHASAQLASRGGFDAVQMREVAESSQVALGTLYRYFPSKVHLLVATMQDQLAHMHGTLRKKPPTGDTAAERVAETLMRAFRALQREPHLADAMVRALTFADRSVSPEVDQVSRQTTVIILDAMGLDDPTPAQLSAVRVIEHTWHSALITWLSGRASIAQVKIDIETVCRLIDLTSPRD comes from the coding sequence ATGCCTGCGGAAGCCAAGACTGCGGCGAAGGCCGCGCAGCCGCCCGTACGGGCCGCGCAGCCGGTCACTCCCCCGCTCACCGAGCGCCAGGAGGCGCGCCGACGGCGGATCCTGCACGCGAGCGCGCAGCTGGCGAGCCGGGGCGGCTTCGACGCGGTCCAGATGCGGGAGGTCGCGGAGTCGTCCCAGGTGGCCCTCGGCACGCTCTACCGCTACTTCCCGTCGAAGGTGCATCTGCTGGTCGCGACCATGCAGGACCAGCTGGCCCATATGCACGGCACGCTCCGCAAGAAGCCGCCGACGGGGGACACGGCGGCGGAGCGGGTGGCGGAGACGCTGATGCGCGCCTTCCGCGCGCTGCAGCGCGAGCCGCATCTCGCGGACGCGATGGTCCGCGCCCTCACCTTCGCCGACCGCAGCGTCAGTCCGGAGGTCGACCAGGTCTCCCGCCAGACGACGGTGATCATCCTCGACGCGATGGGCCTCGACGACCCGACGCCCGCCCAGCTCTCCGCGGTCCGCGTGATCGAGCACACCTGGCACTCGGCCCTGATCACCTGGCTCTCCGGCCGGGCCTCGATCGCCCAGGTGAAGATCGACATTGAAACGGTCTGCCGCCTGATCGACCTGACATCCCCACGGGACTGA
- a CDS encoding class I SAM-dependent methyltransferase yields the protein MPPAPTPAVLAAFEGAKGFMPVREGLALYGAAVEAGRLGLPLLEVGTYCGRSTILLADAAREAGVTAITVDHHRGSEEQQPGWEYHDPSTVDPELALMDTLPTFRRTLHRAGLEDHVVAVVGRSPQIAAFWNSPLGLVFIDGGHTDEHASGDYEGWAPHVAEGGLLLIHDVFPDPVDEFTGQAPYRVYLRALESGAFTEVSATDSLRVLRRTGEGI from the coding sequence ATGCCCCCGGCCCCCACCCCCGCAGTGCTCGCCGCGTTCGAGGGGGCCAAGGGGTTCATGCCCGTGCGGGAAGGGCTCGCCCTGTACGGGGCCGCCGTCGAGGCGGGACGGCTCGGGCTGCCCCTGCTGGAGGTCGGCACGTACTGCGGCCGCTCCACGATCCTGCTCGCCGACGCCGCCCGCGAGGCAGGTGTCACGGCGATCACCGTCGACCACCACCGCGGCAGCGAGGAACAGCAGCCCGGCTGGGAGTACCACGACCCCTCCACGGTCGACCCGGAGCTGGCGCTCATGGACACCCTGCCGACCTTCCGCCGTACGCTCCACCGGGCCGGCCTGGAGGACCACGTGGTCGCGGTCGTCGGCCGCTCCCCGCAGATCGCCGCCTTCTGGAACTCCCCCCTCGGCCTCGTCTTCATCGACGGCGGCCACACCGACGAGCACGCGAGCGGCGACTACGAGGGCTGGGCGCCCCATGTCGCCGAGGGCGGGCTGCTGCTCATCCACGACGTGTTCCCCGACCCGGTGGACGAGTTCACCGGCCAGGCGCCGTACCGCGTGTATCTGCGGGCGCTGGAGTCCGGCGCGTTCACGGAGGTCTCGGCGACGGACTCCCTGCGGGTGCTGCGCCGCACGGGCGAGGGGATCTGA
- a CDS encoding aldehyde dehydrogenase — protein sequence MTELVEHAQLFIGGELTAPSGRDVIEVVSPHTEEVIGRVPHAAREDVDRAVAAARTAFDEGPWPRMSLDERIEVVTRIKDAIAVRHEEIARVISSENGSPYSWSVLAQALGAMMVWDAAITVARDFTYEQTRDGVLGKILVRREPVGVVAAVVPWNVPQFVAAAKLAPALLTGCTVVLKPSPESPLDAYILGEITKEAGLPEGVLSILPADREVSEYLVGHPGIDKVSFTGSVGAGRRVMEVASRNLTRVTLELGGKSAAVVLPDADIGTAVPGIVSAAWMNNGQACVAQTRILLPRSRYDEFAEAFAAAANALVVGDPLDPATQVGPLVARRQQQRNLDYIRIGQEEGAKILTGGGRPAGLDRGWYVEPTLFGDVDNSMRIAREEIFGPVICLLPYGDEAEAVKIANDSDYGLSGSVWTGDVARGIDVARQVRTGTYSVNTFSLDMLGPFGGYKNSGLGREFGPEGYGEYLEHKMIHLPAGWEA from the coding sequence ATGACCGAACTCGTGGAACACGCACAGCTGTTCATCGGCGGCGAGCTGACCGCTCCCAGCGGCCGGGACGTCATCGAGGTGGTCTCCCCGCACACCGAGGAGGTCATCGGCCGGGTGCCGCACGCCGCACGGGAGGACGTCGACCGGGCCGTCGCCGCGGCGCGCACCGCCTTCGACGAGGGGCCCTGGCCGCGGATGTCCCTCGACGAGCGCATCGAGGTGGTCACCCGGATCAAGGACGCGATCGCCGTACGGCACGAGGAGATCGCCCGGGTCATCTCCTCCGAGAACGGCTCCCCGTACTCCTGGAGCGTCCTCGCGCAGGCGCTCGGCGCGATGATGGTGTGGGACGCGGCGATCACGGTCGCACGGGACTTCACGTACGAGCAGACGCGCGACGGAGTGCTCGGGAAGATCCTCGTACGGCGTGAGCCGGTCGGGGTCGTCGCGGCCGTCGTCCCGTGGAACGTGCCGCAGTTCGTGGCGGCGGCCAAGCTCGCGCCCGCCCTGCTGACCGGCTGCACGGTGGTGCTCAAGCCGTCGCCCGAGTCGCCGCTGGACGCGTACATACTCGGCGAGATCACCAAGGAGGCCGGGCTGCCGGAGGGCGTCCTGTCGATCCTGCCGGCGGACCGTGAGGTGAGCGAGTACCTCGTCGGGCATCCCGGGATCGACAAGGTCTCCTTCACGGGGTCGGTCGGGGCGGGCCGGCGCGTCATGGAGGTCGCCTCGCGCAACCTCACCCGCGTAACCCTGGAACTGGGCGGGAAGTCGGCGGCCGTGGTCCTGCCGGACGCGGACATCGGGACCGCGGTGCCGGGCATCGTCTCGGCGGCCTGGATGAACAACGGCCAGGCGTGCGTCGCCCAGACCCGCATCCTGCTGCCGCGCTCGCGCTACGACGAGTTCGCGGAGGCGTTCGCGGCGGCGGCGAACGCGCTGGTGGTCGGCGATCCGCTGGATCCCGCGACCCAGGTCGGCCCGCTGGTCGCACGGCGGCAGCAGCAGCGCAACCTCGACTACATCCGCATCGGCCAGGAGGAGGGCGCCAAGATCCTCACCGGCGGCGGGCGGCCGGCCGGACTGGACCGCGGCTGGTACGTCGAGCCGACGCTCTTCGGCGACGTCGACAACTCCATGCGCATCGCGCGCGAGGAGATCTTCGGGCCGGTGATCTGCCTGCTCCCGTACGGCGACGAGGCGGAGGCCGTGAAGATCGCCAACGACTCCGACTACGGGCTGAGCGGGAGCGTGTGGACGGGGGACGTGGCGCGGGGCATCGACGTGGCGCGGCAGGTGCGGACCGGTACGTACTCCGTGAACACCTTCAGTCTCGACATGCTCGGGCCGTTCGGCGGCTACAAGAACTCGGGGCTGGGGCGGGAGTTCGGGCCCGAGGGGTACGGGGAGTACCTGGAGCACAAGATGATCCATCTGCCGGCCGGGTGGGAGGCCTGA